The genomic region TAGATGCCTGCGGGGCCTTCGAGGATGCCGCGCTCGGCGGTTACGTGCAGTTCCGGACGGTATACGGTCATCACATCAGCCCCTTGTAGATATCGACGGTTTGTTGCGCAATAGTTGCCCAGGAGAATTGGGTTTTGGCTCGTTCGAGTCCGGCGGCGCCCATCGCGGCGGCGCGCTGCGTATCGCCTGCGATGGCGTTGACGGCGTCGGCTATGCCGCGTTCGAACCCCTCAGCGTCGTCCGCATCGTAGTCGACGAGGACGCCTGTCTCACCGTCGACGACGACTTCGGGGATGCCGCCGACGCGCGAGGCGACGACGGCGGTTTCACACGCCATGGCTTCGAGGTTGACGATGCCGAGCGGCTCATAGATGGACGGGCACACGAACACGTCGGCAAGCGAGTAGACCTCGCGCACCTTCTCGGCGGGCATCATTTCTTTGACCCAGAAGATGCCGTCGCGCTGGGCTTTCAGCTTGTCGACGAGCCCTTCGGTCTCCGCCGCAATCTCCTCGGTGTCCGGCGCGCCGGCGCACAAGATCAGCTGGATGTCCTCGTCAAAGTGCTGGGCGGCCTTCAACAGGTGCGGCACGCCCTTTTGCCGGGTGATGCGCCCGACGAAGGCGGCGACGGGCTTGTCCGGATCCACGCCGAGCTCTGTGGCGATGGTGCCGGTGTCCGGGTACCACTTCTGCGGGTCGATGCCGTTGAGAACGGTGTGGACTTTAGCGTCGTCGATACGCGGGTACGCGCGCAGGACAGCCTCGCGCATGCCAGCAGAGACCGCGATGACCGCATCGGCGTATTCGAAGGCGTTCTTCTCGGACCAGGAGGACACGTTGTAGCCGCCGCCGAGCTGCTCGCGCTTCCACGGGCGGTCCGGCTCAAGCGAGTGGGCGGTGACCACGTGGGGGATTTCGTGCAGCAGGCCAGACAGGTGGCCGCCGAGGCCCGCGTACCAGGTGTGCGAGTGCACCACGTCCAACCCGGCGGCGGCGTCGGCCATGCGCAGACCGGTGGACAGGGTTTTGATCGCCCCGTTGGCATTGTCCAAAGCTGGGTCGACGCCGTGGGCATAAACGCCTTCCGCATCGCGCGGGGCGCCCATGCAGTGCACGTCCACGTCGACGATCTCGCGCATGAAGCGCGTCAGTTCGGTGACGTGGACACCGGCGCCGCCGTAGACCTCCGGCGGGTACTCGCGGGTGAACATTCCGACTTTCATGACCGCCGAGCCTACTTACGCGCGCGAAAACCTGCAGGGACCTGAAATTCTCATTAGCCTGGCGGTTATGAAAAGCCAGCCACGCGTTCTCGCCATCGTCCTGGCCGGCGGTGAGGGCAAGCGCCTGTTCCCCCTCACAGCCGACCGCGCCAAGCCCGCCGTCCCCTTCGGCGGCAACTACCGTCTGATCGACTTCGTCCTGTCCAACCTGGT from Corynebacterium fournieri harbors:
- the glgA gene encoding glycogen synthase; protein product: MKVGMFTREYPPEVYGGAGVHVTELTRFMREIVDVDVHCMGAPRDAEGVYAHGVDPALDNANGAIKTLSTGLRMADAAAGLDVVHSHTWYAGLGGHLSGLLHEIPHVVTAHSLEPDRPWKREQLGGGYNVSSWSEKNAFEYADAVIAVSAGMREAVLRAYPRIDDAKVHTVLNGIDPQKWYPDTGTIATELGVDPDKPVAAFVGRITRQKGVPHLLKAAQHFDEDIQLILCAGAPDTEEIAAETEGLVDKLKAQRDGIFWVKEMMPAEKVREVYSLADVFVCPSIYEPLGIVNLEAMACETAVVASRVGGIPEVVVDGETGVLVDYDADDAEGFERGIADAVNAIAGDTQRAAAMGAAGLERAKTQFSWATIAQQTVDIYKGLM